AAATGGACCTATTTTAAAAATATCAGCTTGGTTGATCACTATTATAGTGATATTCCTAAATTTATTTTTATTATATAACATTTTCCTTTAGTTTTAGGAAGAAGCTAATACTTCAAAATTTAACGTAAATTCTCGTTTTTGATGCAATCGTATATTTGCCTGATGTTTTCCTATTGTTTTAATGACTTTATTTCCAGGAATTCTAATAAATTTTTTATCTATTGAAATTCCTTCTTTCTTCAAAATTTTCATGAGTTCTTGATTATTAATAGAACCAAAAAGTTTTCCTCCCTTTCCCACTTTAGCTGGGATTTTAATAGTCAATTTTCTTAACTTATTTTCTATCTCTTTTGATTTTTCAATTAAAAAATTTTCTTTTTTAGAACGTTGTTTCAATATTTCACGAGTATTTTTTATAATTCCAGGTAATGCTAAAACAGCATATCCCTTAGGAATTAAATAATTTCTAGCGTAACCAGGTTTAACATCTAATTCATCATATTGAAACCCCAAATTTTCTACGTCTTTTTTTAAAAGAATTTTCATTTTTTTTATCTTATCTTAAATCATCTGTAACAAAAGGCAAAAGTCCAATTTGCCTACATCTCTTGATAGCTGCATTTAATTTGTTTTGATTTTTTTGTAAAGTTCCTGTGATACGACGTGGTAAAATTTTACCTTGTGCATTTAGAAATTTAATTAAAAATGGAGCATCCTTATAATCTATATATTTAATATTTCTTTTTTCAAAATAACAATATTTTTTTTCTACTTTGGTTTCTATTTTAATAGGAGATAAGTATCTTAAATCACTATCTGATACTTGTTGTTTTGGATGTTGATGGGTTTCCTCTAAAATCATAATTCTTCATCTTTTTTTAAGAATTTTTTTCTTCTTCTTTCTGCATATTCTATTCCATATTTATTTAATTTTACAGTTAAAAAACGTAAAATACGTTCATCTTGTCTTAATTTTAATTCTAAATCAGAGATTAAATTGGGAATCAACAAAAATTCAAATAAATGATAACAACCACTTTGTTTTTTGTGAATAGGATAAGCTAGTTTTTTTAATCCCCAATGTTCCTGATAAACAATTTTTCCTTTTTTTTGGATTAGATAATTTTCATATTCTTTTGCTGTTTCTTTTGCTTGATCATCAGATAATATAGGAGTGATTATCATGATATTTTCATAATGTTTAAGCATTGAATTTTTTTTACTAAAATGTAAATCTATATTTTTATGTTCTTTTTTCAAAAAAACACTCTAAATTTTTTCTTTGATTCTATTTATCAATTTTTCTACACGTTGTATGCTTTCTTCTTTTCCTAGCATTTCCAAAATCATGAAAATATCAATTCCTTTTAGAACACCGACTAAAGCCAAGCGGAATAATTGCATAATTTGATGTCTATTTTTTTGATCCTCTTGAAACAAGGGTTTTAAATTGACAGACGTAAATTGACTTGTATGAGATAACAAAATTTTTACATTTTCTAATTGAAAGATAGATTTTTGATGACAAATTTTATTGAAAAAATTAGATTCATAAGAACTAGGAGAAATAAAAAAATAAAAAGAATGTTCCCATATTTCATGAATGAAATGTATTCTATCAATCGTTAGATGGATAATTTTACACAAAAAATCTTTTTTATAGAAAATCGAACGTTTTTTGAGTTCTTCGCAAAGAAATGAAAATATTTCTTCTTTCTTTTTATTCAAATATTTTTTATTGAACCAATTAGCTTTTTTTAGATCAAAATAAACACCAGATTTATTTATTTTTTCCAAAGAAAAAAAATTTATTAATTCTTGTAAAGAAAAAATTTCCCTTTTGATTCCAGGATTCCATCCTAATAAAGCTAACATATTCACGAATGCTTCAGGGAAATAACCTAACTCCCTATATCCTGGAATGATGATTTGAGTATCTGGAACTTTCCATTGAATAGGATATATAGGAAAATCTAAGCTATCGGCATTTCTTTTGCTGATTTTTCCTTTTCCATCCTTTCTTAAAATTAAAGGTAAATGTGCAAAATGAGGAGGAATCCAACCAAAAGCCCTATATAATAATATATGCAAGGACATAGATGGAAGCCATTCTTCTCCTCTTAAAACATGGGTGATTTTCATGAGATGATCGTCTATTGTATTAGCTAAATGATAAGTAGCTACTCCATCTGATTTTAACAATATCTTATCGTCTAAATAATCTGTATCTACTATGATATTTCCACGTATGAGATCATACATATTCAATTTTTCTCCAGGTTGGATTTTAAATCGAATCACATAGGAATAACAAGATTGTAATTTAGCATCTAATTGTTCTTTCGTCATAGTTAAAGAATTGTTCATATCCATTCGAATTTTATAATTATAAGAAAAAATTAATCCACGATCGTTATATTCCTTCCTTTTTTTATCAAGATCTAGATCTGTATCAAAAGCATAATAAGCATATCCTTTTTCTAACAATTGATTTATATAAAAACGATAAATATTCCATCTTTTAGATTGATAATAAGGAAAATAAGGGCCTCCATAACCTACTCCTTCATCAGGTTCTATATGACACCATTTTAATGTTTCAAGAATATACGATTCAGAATTAGAAACAAATCTTTTTCGATCAGTATCCTCTATTCTAAGAATAAATGTACCGCCATGTCTTTTAGCAAAAAGATAATTGTATAATGCAGTTCTGATTCCACCTAAATGAAGTGGTCCTGTCGGACTAGGGGCAAAACGAACTCTTACAAAATGTTGTGACATAATAAATAATTAATGAATCTTATTTTCCAATGCAAAATTTCGAGAAAATATTTTCCAGAATATCTTCACTTGTTACTTCACCCGTTATCTCTCCTAAATAACGCAATGCTTCTTTAATATAGATAGAAACTAAATCTTCTGAAAGTCCTTTTTTTAAAGCATCATAGGCTAATAAAACCTCTCTTAATGAAAGTTTCAAAGCTTCATAGTGTCTGCTTTGTGTAACGACTATTTTTTTTTCTTTTAATTTTTCAATAAATAAATGATTTAAAACGTCTAGGACTTTTTTTACTTCGTGACGATTTTTGGCAGAAATTTCAAAAAAATAAGAAACCTTCGACTTGATATTATCAAAATCATGTGAATGGGATAGATCTGACTTATTCGCTATTGCAAAAATAGCTTTTAATGGATACTTTTTTTTAATTTTTTGAATATCACTAATAATTTTTTTCTGTTTTTTTATTTCTGAAGAATCAAAAATATATAATATCACTTGAGACTCTTCTATTTTATTCATGGTCTTTTCAACTCCCATCATTTCTATGGGATCTATGGATTTTCTAATTCCTGCTGTATCAAAAAAATGAAAAAGAATTCCATTTAAAATGATTTCTCCTCCTACACAATCTCTAGTCGTTCCTTCTATATGGGATATAATAGAACGGTCTTCCTCAATAACCTGATTGAAAAAAGTAGATTTTCCGACATTGGGTTCTCCAATAATGACCACATATACTCCTTTTTTGATAGCATTTCCCAACGAAAAAGATTCAATTAAATCTTTTAAAGTCTTTTCTAATTCTTGTAAAAAGGAAAAAAGGTCTGATCTATTAACAAAAATCACATTATCTTCAGAAAAATCTAACTCAAGTTCTAGTAAAGATGCAAAATCCAACAATTTTTTTCTTAAATTTTTAATGGTATTAGATAATTTTCCTTTTATCTGTTGTAAAGAAATCTCATGATAAGCTTTATTTTCAGATAAAATCAGGTCAGCTATAGCTTCGGCTTGTGATAAATCCACTTTTTTATTTAGAAAAGCACGAAATGTAAATTCACCAGGACGGGCTAAACGTATTCCTTTTCTAATTAGCAATTGTAAAATCCGTTGTTGAATATAATAAGATCCATGACAAGAGATCTCTATCATATTTTCTCCTGTATATGAAAAAGGAGATTTGAAGATAGAAATTAATACTTGATCCAATAAATTCTTATCTTCTTCCATAAGATACCCTAAATGAATCGTATGTGTAGATTGATTTTCCAGTTTTTTTCCAGGTTTAATAGGAAGAAAAATATTTTCAACAGTAGATATGGAAGTTTTTCCAGAAAGACGAATAACAGAGATTGCACTGGAACCAATAGGAGTTGCTAAAGCAACAATGGTCTCTTCATCTAACATAATGACACAGATTAGATGAATATAAAAATAAGTATTTTTTTAATTCCCATAATTTCAATTGACTTCAATTTATGAGATCTTTTGACAAATTTTACCGTTTATTTCAAAAAACTCTTCGAGATTTATATACAGAACCTAAAGAGATAGAAAGTCTCTTTTTTTTACTTATGACCCACATTTTTAAATGTGATAAAACAACTGTACTATTACAATTAAGTAATAAAAAGAAAATCAATTTTTTGATTTATAAAACATTAATCAAAAAATTATGGGAATTAAAAAAAAATAGACCGATTCAATATGTAATTGAAAAGGCTTACTTTTTTGGAATGGAATTCATAGTTAATGAAAAAGTATTCATTCCAAGACCGGAAACAGAAGAACTTGTATCCTGGATTCTACAGGATAATAAGAATACGAGGAACATTCCAATATTTGATATTGGAACAGGAAGTGGATGCATTGGTATTACCTTAAAAAAGAAGAACCCTGAAATTGGACACATTTATGCAATAGATTTTTATCAAGAAGTTCTTAATATTGCTCGTAAAAATGCAGAATTACATAACGTAGAAATTTCATTTCAAAAAGTGGATCTTTTGAAAGATTCGATTTCTATACCACCAAAAATGGACGAAAATTCTGTTAGCATTATTGTGAGTAATCCTCCTTATGTTAGGCTCTCTGAAAGAAAATTATTACATCCAAATATTATTCAATACGAACCTTTTCAAGCTTTATTTGTTCCTGATGAGGACCCTTTGATTTTTTATAAAAAAATTTCTTTTTGGATCAAAAAAAAATTGATTGGAATTGTTTATGTTTATTTTGAAATCAACCAATTTATTTATTTAGATATTATTGATTTTTTGAAAAAAATCGGATTTTTAAATATAGAAATAAGGAAAGATTTTCAAGGTTTTTTCAGAATGATTCGTGCAGTATATTACGTGAAGAAATAAGATAAGATAAAAAATCACATGGATCAAAAAAAAAAAATAGAAAAGAAAATACAAAAACTCAGAAAAGAGTTATCAAAATATAATCATAAATATTATAATTTGGACACTTCAGACATCTCCGATTTTCATTTTGATAAGAAATTAGAAGAATTATCCTTTTTAGAAAAAAAATATCCTGAATTCCATAACCCTACTTCACCCACAATAAAAATAGGAGCAGAGATTCATGAAACTTCCTCTCTATCTATAGTTCATAAATACAAAATGTACTCTCTTCAAAACTCCTACTCTAAGAAAGAATTAATAATTTGGAAAAAAAAAATCAGTAAATCAATTGATCTTTTATCCTTTGTGTGTGAACTCAAATATGATGGAGTATCTATTAATTTAATTTATAAAAACGGATTTTTAACAAATGCGGTTACTCGTGGAAATGGAGAAAAAGGAGAAGATGTCACAGAAAATATAAAAACTATAAAATACATTCCCTTAAAATTAAGAGGAAATAATTATCCCGCGTATCTTGAAATACGTGGAGAAGTTTTTCTTCCTACAAAAAATTTTATAGAAATAAATAAAAAACGTATAAAAAGTGGACAAATTCCTTATGCTAATCCAAGAAATACGGCTAGTGGAACACTTAAAATTCATGATCACAAAGAAGTACGTAAAAGAAATTTATTTTGTATAGCATTTCATGTTGCAGGAAAAAATTTGCCTTTTGACACACAATATGAATCTCTAAAACACATAAAAAATTGGGGGTTTCAAGTTCCAGAAACAGCACGTTTTTGTAAGAACATGGAAGAAGTATTTCATTTCATAGATTTTTGGAGTCTATGGAAAGAGAAACTCCCCTACCAAATCGATGGCATAGTTATTAAAGTAAATGAATATCAAAAACAATCCATTTTAGGATTCACCAATAAATATCCACGATGGGCCATCGCCTATAAATTCAGACAAAAACTGTCTGAAACCAAATTATTAAGCCTAACGTTCCAAGTAGGACGTACTGGAGTCATTACTCCTGTCGCCAATGTAGTTCCTATTTCTATTTCTGGAACCAGAATCAAAAGAGTTGCTCTTTATAATGACAGTTTTATACAAAAAATGGGAATTCATTATGGAGATTCACTTTTATTAGAAAAAGGTGGAAATATTATACCAAAAGTAACAGAAATCAATATCAAAAAAAGATCTAGTCAAGCATTTCCTGTATTCTTTTTAAAAAAATGTCCATCATGCAATAGTATATTAACAAAAAAAAATGAATTATTTTATTGTCCAAATCAAAACTGTTCTTCTCAAAGAATAGAAAAAATAAAACATTTTGTGAGCGAAAAGGCTATGAATATTCAAAAAATTGGAAGTGAAATGATAAAAAAACTATACAAAAAAGGTTTTTTATATAGTTTTTACAATTTATATGAATTGAAAAAAGAAGAACTCCTTCAAATAGATGGGATCAAAGAAAAATTGGCAGATAGCGTTATAAACAACATAAAAAAATCTAAATCTAATCCCTTTGATAGAGTCTTATATGCCTTGGGTATTCGTCATGTAGGAGAATATCTTTCAAAGAAATTAACCGAACACTTTTTGGAGATCGATTCTTTAATGCATGCAAATTATGATCATTTAATTTCTATTTCAGGCATAGGAAAAAAAATTACAAAAAGCATAATCACTTATTTTTCAATTTATGAAAATGAACACGTCATTAAAATGCTAATCAAATATGGATTACATTTTTCGAAATCTTCTATGAGTAAAAAGTTTTCTTATTTTTCTTCTATTGAAGGAAAATCTTTTGTCTTTACAGGAAAACTATCTTGTATGACCCGAAATCAAGCTAAAAATATGGTAGAAAATCTAGGTGGAAGAGTTTATCATACTGTCAATAATCAAATCAATTTCATAGTAGTTGGAAAAAATTTCGGTTCCAAATTTAAAAAAAGTATGGAAAAAAATCATGTAAAAATTTTAACAGAAAATCTTTTTCTGGATATGCTTGAAAAAGAAAAAAAAGAAAAAGAAATCAAATTTTAAATGATTGTTTTAAAAGAAAAATAGTCAGTATAAATGGTTTTGTTTTTCATATAGAAAACAGTATATTTAATTCTTAAGTTCTTAAGTGATGATGATGAGTTCATGCATCACAGAATTAATGCATCATTTAAGTAAGAAATCTATTTTTTTATGTTACTAAAAAATATATTTACAGAATCTGGATTCGAGTCTGAAGCTGAGTTTATACCCTTAATGAGTCAAGATGAAGAGGATCAGCTTCTTAAGGACGATATTCCTGAACAATTATGTATCTTAACAGTCAGAAATATGGTTTTGTATTCCGGAATTGTTTTTCCAATCATAGCAGGAAAAAGTGGATCCATTCAATTGTTACAAGATGCTTATGGATTTGATAAAACGGTTGGAGTATTAACACAAAAAAATTCTGGAATAGAAAATCTCAGTGAGAAAGATTTGTATTCTATTGGAACGGTTGCTAAAATATTGAAATTACTAAAAATGCCTGATGGAAATACCACTGTGATTTTACAGGGAAAAAGAAGATTCAAAGTCAATCGTTTTATTCAAAATGATCCCTATTTTAAAGCAGAAATCATAGCTTTAGAAGAAAATAAACCTTCCTGCAAGGATAAAGAATACCTAGCTTTGGTTGAATCTATAAAGGAAATTGCCATAAAAATCATTCAGGATAACCCCAATATTCCATCAGAAGCGAGTATTGCCATTCGGAATATAGAAAGTCCTTCTTTTTTAATCAACTTTGTAGCAGCTAATATGAATTTAGCTACCAGAGATAAACAAAAATTGTTAGAATACAATGATTTAAAAAAAAGAGCAATGGAAACATTGCGTTTTCTCAACGTAGAACATCAACAAATTAAATTAAAAAATGATATTCAATCTCGTGTTCGCAGTGATATGGATCAACAACAGAGAGAATATTTTTTGCATCAGCAAATTAAAGCCATACAAGAAGAATTAGGAGATATTTCTTATGAAAAAGAAATTGATGAAATGCGTTCTAAGGCGTCCAGAAAAAAATGGACAAAAGAAGCAAAGAAACAGTTTGACAGAGAGTTACTAAAAATGCAAAGAATTAATCCTCAAATGCCTGAATACACAGTTCAAAGAAACTATCTAGAATTGATGATAGACCTCCCTTGGGGGAGATATTCAAAAGATAGTTTTGATTTAGAATATGCACAAAAAATATTAGATAGAGACCACTATGGGCTGGAAAAAGTTAAAGAACGTATTATAGAATATTTAGCTGTCTTAAAATTAAGAGGAGACATGCGTTCTCCTATTCTATGCTTTTACGGTCCACCTGGAGTAGGAAAAACTTCCTTAGGAAGATCTATAGCCACTGCACTGAAAAGAAAATACGTACGTATTTCTTTAGGGGGATTACATGATGAATCTGAAATTCGTGGACACAGAAGGACTTATATAGGAGCCATGCCTGGTAGGCTATTGCAATCTATACGAAAAGTAGGAACTTCCAACCCTGTTTTTGTGATAGACGAAATAGATAAAATGGGTTTAGGGACAAATGGAGATCCTTCTTCCGCTATGTTAGAAGTTTTAGATCCTGAACAAAATACCTCTTTTTACGACAATTTTTTAGAAATGGGTTATGATTTGTCAAAAGTATTGTTTATTGCTACAGCAAATTCACTTTCCCATATCCAACCAGCTCTTATAGATAGGATGGAGGTTATAGAAATGAATGGATATACAGTAGAAGAAAAAACACAAATTGTTAAGAAACACATACTTCCTAAGCAACTAAAAGACAATGGATTAAAAAAATCAGATTTAATACTTAGAACGAAACAAATAGAAAAAGTCATTGAAAGTTATACCAGAGAATCTGGATTGAGAACTTTGGAAAAGCATATTGCTAAATTAGCACGTTATGTAGCCAAGCATATTGCTATGAATAAAAAATATGTGAAACATTTAAGTATTGAAAAAATAGAAAGTATTCTTGGAATTCCAAATGATCCAGACCGTTATGAAGAAAATAATGTTCCAGGTGTGGTTACAGGTTTAGCTTGGACTCATTTTGGTGGAGATATTTTATATATTGAATCCAGTTTATCTAAGGGAAAAGGAAATTTAAGTATTACTGGAAATTTAGGAGAAGTCATGAAAGAATCTGCAACAATTGCTTTGCAGTATATTAAAGCTAATTATAAAAAATTTAACATAGATCCTATCATGTTTGAAGAAAAAAATGTACATGTTCATGTTCCTGAAGGGGCTGTTCCCAAAGATGGACCATCTGCAGGAATAACAATGTTAACCTCTTTAGTATCAAGTTTTACGAAAAGGAAGTTAAGACCTCATTTAGCTATGACAGGAGAAATAACCCTGAGAGGGAAAGTCCTTCCTGTAGGTGGGATTAAAGAAAAAATTCTAGCGGCTAAACGGGCTAATATTAAAGAAATTATTCTTTCACAGGACAATAAAAAAGATGTAGAAGAAATTAAACCAGAACATTTAAAAGGATTAACCTTTGATTATGTTAGAAATATGAATGATGTGATTCATTTAGCTTTATTGTAAAAAAAATAATCAACCATAGTTTCTATGTTTTTTTTGATTGATTAAAAATATGATGAATGAATTAGAAAATATGAGTTCCTCAATTCATAGAGAACATTTAATTCAATTAGCGAAAAAATACGGAACTCCACTTTATATATACGATTCTTGCAAAATCAAGAAACAATATATTAAGATGAAAAATGCTTTCAGTGGGATCAATAATTTAATAATTAATTATGCTTGTAAAGCTAATACTAATCTGAATATATTAAAATTTTTACAAAAATTAGGAAGTGGATTAGATACCGTATCTATACAGGAAGTAGAACTAGGATTAAAAGCTGGTTTTCAGCCTAAAAAAATTATATTCACACCTAACTGTGTTTCTATTCAAGAAATCAAAAAAGCCGTCGGTTTTGGGGTTAGAATCACCCTAGATAATCTATCCATTTTAGAACAGTTTGGAGAATATTATCCAAATTATTCTATAGGGATAAGAATTAATCCGCATATTATGGCAGGAGGAAATTCAAAAATTTCAGTAGGACATATTGATTCTAAATTTGGAATTTCTTATTATCAAATTCCTCATATGAAAAGAATATTAAAAAATACAGGACTCAAAATAGAAGGATTTCATATGCATACAGGATCTGATATATTAGATATAAAATCCTTTTTAGAAGGAGCAAAAATATTGTTTCAAACAGCTATCGATTTTCCAAATCTTGATTATATTGATTTTGGAAGTGGTTTTAAAGTTCAATATAAAAAAAATGATGTAAAAACGGATCTTACTTCTTTAAGTCATTTTATTACGGAAAAATTTAAAGATTTTTGTAAAAATTACGGAAGTAAAATTGCTTTGATTTTTGAACCAGGTAAATTTTTAGTTAGTGAATCTGGATATTTTTTAGTTAATGTCAATGTCATCAAACATACGACTTCGACTGTATTTTCTGGAGTAGATTCAGGCTTTAATCATTTCCTTCGTCCTATGTTTTATAATGCTTATCACTGTATTGAAAATATTTCTAATCCAAACGGTCGTTTTCGCTTTTACACGGTCGTTGGATATATTTGTGAATCGGATACCTTTGGTTTGAATCGAAAAATTCAAGAAATCCGTGAAGGAGACATTTTGTGCATGAAAAATGCGGGGGCTTACTGTTTTTCTATGTCTTCTAATTATAATTCTCGTTATAGACCTGCTGAAGTTTTGATTTTTAAGGGAAAAGATTTTCTGATAAGAAAAAGAGAAACTATGCAAGATCTTCTTAGAAACATTGTGGAAATTCACATGTAAATGGAGAGATGGCAGAGTGGTTAATTGCGGCGGTCTTGAAAACCGTTGAGGTTTATTGCCTCCGGGGGTTCGAATCCCTCTCTCTCCGCAACAATCTCCGCAACAATCTCCGCAACAATAAATAATCAAAAAATAATCAAAGGATACTATAAAAAATTTTTAAAAACTTTTTTTGGATTCATGTTGTCTTTTTTCTAATTTTATTAGTTGCTTTTCAATACTTTCATTAGTTACTTTTTCAAATAATAATGTGGAATTCCCTAATAAATGTCCTGGACATAAAATTTTTTCTTTTATTTGATTCCAAAAAAAAGTTTTCAAACGAAGCATATCTAACAATTTTTTTGCAGTTTTGGGAAGAAAGGGTTCAGCTAATTGAGCTAACATTCCAACAATTTGCAAAGAAACATAAAGAATGGTTTCTACACGTTCTTTTTCTTTTTTTTTCCAAGGTTCTTCTTCTGTTAAATATTTGTTTCCGAGTTTAGCTAAACTCATAAAATATGCCAAGGATTCTTTGAATTTATAGGATTCAATCAAATCACCTATATGTTCTGGATAATTTTTGATTCTTTTTAAAATATTTTTATCCTTTATAGATAAAATCCCTGGATTAGGAACAATGCCATTGTTGTACTTTTTAACTAAAGTTAGGCTTCTGTTGACGAAATTTCCTAATATAGCAACCAATTCAGTATTATTTTTTCTTTGAAAATCTTTCCAATTGAAATTATTATCTTTTTTGTCTGGCATATTAGCAATGAGAATGTAACGAAGTGTATCCTGTTGATTTGGAAAATCTTCTAGATATTCATGAGCCCATACTGCCCAATTTTTAGAAGTAGATATCTTTTTATTTTCTAAATGGAGAAATTCATTAGCTAATATTTTATCCGGAAGGATATATCCATCATCATATGCTTTAAGGATGACTGGAAAAATAATGCAATGAAAAACAATATTATCTTTTCCTATAAACTGAATTAATTTAGTTTTTTTATCTTTCCAATAAGGTTTCCAATCTATCTTTTTTCGTTTAGACCATTCTATAGTAGACGAAATATATCCTATAGGAGCTTCGAACCAGACATACAGTACTTTTCCCATCTCTTTCGAAATTGGAACAGGGACTCCCCAATTTAAATCTCTCGTTATAGCACGAGGTTTTAATCCTTGATCTAACCAAGATTTTGCTTGTCCATATACATTCACTTTCCAATCTTTTTGATGACTAATTAAAATCCATTCTTCCAAGAATTTTTGATATTGATTCAAAGGAAAGTACCAATGTTTAGTTTTTTTCAAAACTGGAAAGCTTCCACTTATGGTAGATTTTGGATGTATTAAATCTTCAGGAATTAACGAACTTCCACAATTTTCGCACTGATCTCCATAAGCTTCCTCTTTTTGACAATGAGGACAAATCCCGGATATATACCTATCCGCTAAGAATTGTTGAGCTTCTTCATCATAATATTGTTCGGATACTTTTTCAAAAATTTTTTTTTTTTCATGAAGTTTTTTGAAAAAAGAAGTAGAAATTTCATAATGAATTTCTGTAGAAGTTCTGGAATAGTTATCAAATTGTATACCGAAATTCGTGAAACAATTTTTAATCATATGATGATACTTATTTACTATTTCTTTAGGAGTTTTTTTTTCTTTTTTAGCTTGCATAGCAATAGGAACTCCATGTTCATCCGATCCACATATAAAAATAACATCTTTGTTTTTTCGTCTCAGATAACGAACAAAAACATCTGCAGGAAAATAAACTCCTGCTAAATGACCTATGTGAATTGGTCCATTTGCATATGGTAAAGCAGCAGTGACTGTATATTTATTTGATTTTTTCATACAAAGATTAAATTTTTAATAAGATATGAATAATAATAAAAAACTATTTTTAATAGATGCATATCCCCTTATTTATCAAAGTTATTATGCTTACATCAATAAGCCTCTTTTTACTTCCAAAGGACTCAACACTTCGCCTATCATAAATTTCACATACTTTTTGATCAAAATATTAAATGATGAGAAGCCATCTTATATGGCTACTATTTTTGATGATAGTCAAGAAATTTCTTTTCGAAAAAAAGAATATTATAAGTATAAGGCTCATAGAAAAAAAACCCCGAAAGCTATTTGCATAGCAATTCCTTATATTAGAAAAATTTTAAAAACCTTTCAAATTTCTTGTTTTTATGCAAAAAATGGATATGAGGCCGATGATCTTATCGGAACAATAGCTAAAAAAGCCGAAAATAAAGGATATATTATTTATATAATAACCTTGGACAAAGATTTTTTTCAATTGGTCACAGAAAACATTAAAGTTTATATACCTCCTTTTAAAGGAAATCCAAAAAAAATATTCGGAATAGAGGAAATCAAAGAAAAATTTGGAGTGACCCATCCAAAACAAGTTATAGATTTATGGAGTATGATGGGAGATCCTTCTGATAATATACCAGGATTACCAGGAATAGGAGAAAAAAATGCTAAAAAATTTATTAAAAAATATGGAAG
This sequence is a window from Blattabacterium cuenoti. Protein-coding genes within it:
- the rplI gene encoding 50S ribosomal protein L9 — its product is MKILLKKDVENLGFQYDELDVKPGYARNYLIPKGYAVLALPGIIKNTREILKQRSKKENFLIEKSKEIENKLRKLTIKIPAKVGKGGKLFGSINNQELMKILKKEGISIDKKFIRIPGNKVIKTIGKHQANIRLHQKREFTLNFEVLASS
- the rpsR gene encoding 30S ribosomal protein S18; this encodes MILEETHQHPKQQVSDSDLRYLSPIKIETKVEKKYCYFEKRNIKYIDYKDAPFLIKFLNAQGKILPRRITGTLQKNQNKLNAAIKRCRQIGLLPFVTDDLR
- the rpsF gene encoding 30S ribosomal protein S6 → MLKHYENIMIITPILSDDQAKETAKEYENYLIQKKGKIVYQEHWGLKKLAYPIHKKQSGCYHLFEFLLIPNLISDLELKLRQDERILRFLTVKLNKYGIEYAERRRKKFLKKDEEL
- the gltX gene encoding glutamate--tRNA ligase, with the translated sequence MSQHFVRVRFAPSPTGPLHLGGIRTALYNYLFAKRHGGTFILRIEDTDRKRFVSNSESYILETLKWCHIEPDEGVGYGGPYFPYYQSKRWNIYRFYINQLLEKGYAYYAFDTDLDLDKKRKEYNDRGLIFSYNYKIRMDMNNSLTMTKEQLDAKLQSCYSYVIRFKIQPGEKLNMYDLIRGNIIVDTDYLDDKILLKSDGVATYHLANTIDDHLMKITHVLRGEEWLPSMSLHILLYRAFGWIPPHFAHLPLILRKDGKGKISKRNADSLDFPIYPIQWKVPDTQIIIPGYRELGYFPEAFVNMLALLGWNPGIKREIFSLQELINFFSLEKINKSGVYFDLKKANWFNKKYLNKKKEEIFSFLCEELKKRSIFYKKDFLCKIIHLTIDRIHFIHEIWEHSFYFFISPSSYESNFFNKICHQKSIFQLENVKILLSHTSQFTSVNLKPLFQEDQKNRHQIMQLFRLALVGVLKGIDIFMILEMLGKEESIQRVEKLINRIKEKI
- the mnmE gene encoding tRNA uridine-5-carboxymethylaminomethyl(34) synthesis GTPase MnmE yields the protein MLDEETIVALATPIGSSAISVIRLSGKTSISTVENIFLPIKPGKKLENQSTHTIHLGYLMEEDKNLLDQVLISIFKSPFSYTGENMIEISCHGSYYIQQRILQLLIRKGIRLARPGEFTFRAFLNKKVDLSQAEAIADLILSENKAYHEISLQQIKGKLSNTIKNLRKKLLDFASLLELELDFSEDNVIFVNRSDLFSFLQELEKTLKDLIESFSLGNAIKKGVYVVIIGEPNVGKSTFFNQVIEEDRSIISHIEGTTRDCVGGEIILNGILFHFFDTAGIRKSIDPIEMMGVEKTMNKIEESQVILYIFDSSEIKKQKKIISDIQKIKKKYPLKAIFAIANKSDLSHSHDFDNIKSKVSYFFEISAKNRHEVKKVLDVLNHLFIEKLKEKKIVVTQSRHYEALKLSLREVLLAYDALKKGLSEDLVSIYIKEALRYLGEITGEVTSEDILENIFSKFCIGK
- a CDS encoding N5-glutamine methyltransferase family protein — encoded protein: MRSFDKFYRLFQKTLRDLYTEPKEIESLFFLLMTHIFKCDKTTVLLQLSNKKKINFLIYKTLIKKLWELKKNRPIQYVIEKAYFFGMEFIVNEKVFIPRPETEELVSWILQDNKNTRNIPIFDIGTGSGCIGITLKKKNPEIGHIYAIDFYQEVLNIARKNAELHNVEISFQKVDLLKDSISIPPKMDENSVSIIVSNPPYVRLSERKLLHPNIIQYEPFQALFVPDEDPLIFYKKISFWIKKKLIGIVYVYFEINQFIYLDIIDFLKKIGFLNIEIRKDFQGFFRMIRAVYYVKK